From the Glandiceps talaboti chromosome 10, keGlaTala1.1, whole genome shotgun sequence genome, one window contains:
- the LOC144441447 gene encoding multivesicular body subunit 12B-like — MSMDMNSLRGALTPDYPITGLCVVADKNKCPNGYEVLSKTVEGQDADLWRDSFFGRRTLRYFCITRTFPLDNGRINNVLADMAILTSDDTPPPGWSSIPTTLDTRESVLKRKQLCVRMLPRENTQAAVCDMILLARAKRAPPGYTLIGELNGMLICLKVGPIPQQQQQQQQQQQQQQQQQQQQQQQQQQQPQSMISMPPSYLSMPPTYSMDQQSNPPSSNLPYSRPTVVVPGPASLSPIRTGSQVQRSQELPTQQTSPHGIEGVPFELDTRFDAIQTLTQADIPELSYMSDVEINNKYQYDFKIERQATQRVISP, encoded by the exons ATGTCAATGGATATGAATAGTTTGAGGGGAGCTTTGACTCCTGATTACCCCATCACTGGACTTTGTGTTGTAGCCGATAAAAACAAGTGTCCGAATGGATACGAAGTG TTGAGTAAAACAGTGGAAGGTCAGGATGCTGATTTATGGAGGGATTCATTTTTTGGTCGGAGAACATTGCGATATTTCTGTATTACTAGAACTTTTCCACTAGATAAT GGTAGAATAAATAATGTTTTAGCTGACATGGCAATTTTAACATCTGATGATACACCTCCACCAGGCTGGTCAAGTATACCAACAACTCTAGATACAC GGGAAAGTGTACTTAAAAGGAAACAACTCTGTGTGAGAATGTTGCCAAGAGAAAACACACAAGCTGCAGTTTGTGATATGATACTCCTTGCAAGGGCTAAGAGAGCACCTCCAGGATACACACTGATTGG TGAATTAAATGGCATGTTGATCTGCCTAAAAGTTGGTCCGATAccacagcagcagcagcaacaacaacaacaacaacaacaacaacaacaacaacaacaacagcagcagcagcaacaacaacaacaaccacaaagTATGATTAGTATGCCTCCATCCTATTTATCAATGCCAccaacttattcaatggatCA ACAAAGTAATCCACCATCAAGTAACCTACCATACTCTAGACCTACTGTTGTTGTACCTGGTCCTGCTTCATTGTCGCCGATACGTACGGGGTCACAGGTTCAAAGGTCACAGGAACTACCAACTCAACAAACAAGTCCCCATG GCATTGAAGGTGTTCCATTTGAACTTGATACAAGATTTGATGCTATACAGACACTAACACAG GCTGATATACCTGAACTTTCCTACATGTCAGATGTCGAGATTAATAACAAGTACCAGTATGATTTCAAGATTGAACGACAAGCCACACAGCGAGTCATATCGCCATAA